The following proteins are encoded in a genomic region of Drosophila willistoni isolate 14030-0811.24 chromosome 3R, UCI_dwil_1.1, whole genome shotgun sequence:
- the LOC26530209 gene encoding fibrinogen-like protein 1, which produces MNIRFICVLFILRGFQNNRGISVARENSSSPHCLESGAPILEYITVLKKEINAAEQKHSEVENENAELKKKILEISYLKAENKAKIDNIERLRSANENLRKLLSKFAQQQSNIGRIEGFIIDLMQRQKREIEEAKLNEAKVREDLKDEIKKLRYPMETKPSEIEMSLKKDLKSKIRELETYKAKGNTCSNQMKELNSQVVSYKKDLTTTHTKLTAKTCLLESNSKQLNRTKQRLDLCKERIPKTGCKGLASGIYMIAVNKLDPFSAFCNGDIEGGGWIVIQKQFDGSVDFNRTWTEYREGFGNVGGEFFIGLEKLHSITNSGSFELYMQLGFFNRSFNFAAYDNFSIGSEDEKYELKSLGRFRGTAPNNMNYHLNQKFSTFDQDNDPWVEGNCAITVGGGWWYQTCSLVHFNGKYHNTEVYKKESINWGAAFKSLKSAQMLIRPKSKVC; this is translated from the exons atgaatatacGATTTATTTGCGTGCTGTTTATTCTACGTGGATTCCAAAAC AATCGTGGGATCTCAGTTGCTCGAGAAAATTCCTCTTCACCCCATTGCTTGGAGTCCGGGGCACCTATTCTCGAATACATAACCGtgttaaaaaaagaaatcaatgCAGCCGAGCAGAAACATTCAGaggttgaaaatgaaaatgctgaacttaaaaaaaaaatattagaaaTAAGCTATTTAAAAGCTGAAAACAAGGCAAAGATTGATAACATTGAAAGGTTGCGTTCAGCAAATGAAAACTTGAGAAAACTTCTCAGTAAATTTGCCCAGCAACAAAGTAATATTGGACGAATCGAGGGGTTTATAATAGATTTAATGCAGAGGCAAAAGAGAGAGATTGAAGAAGCGAAACTTAACGAAGCCAAGGTTCGGGAAGACTTAAaagatgaaataaaaaaattacgATATCCTATGGAGACAAAACCCTCTGAAATTGAGATGAGTTTGAAGAAAGAccttaaatcaaaaataagaGAATTAGAAACCTATAAGGCTAAAGGAAACACTTGTAGCAATCAAATGAAAGAATTAAATTCCCAGGTAGTTTCTTATAAAAAGGATTTAACAACAACCCATACTAAATTAACTGCGAAAACTTGTTTACTCGAAAGCAATTCTAAACAACTGAACCGAACTAAGCAAAGACTAGACTTGTGTAAGGAAAGAATACCGAAGACCGGTTGTAAGGGCCTCGCATCTGGAATTTATATGATCGCAGTTAATAAACTTGATCCTTTTTCTGCCTTCTGCAACGGGGATATAGAAGGTGGTGGATGGATAGTAATTCAGAAACAATTTGATGGTAGCGTAGACTTTAACAGAACTTGGACGGAGTATCGTGAAGGTTTCGGGAACGTTGGGGGAGAATTCTTTATTGGGCTCGAAAAACTGCATAGCATAACCAATTCCGGATCCTTTGAACTGTATATGCAATTAGGTTTCTTTAACAGAAGCTTCAACTTTGCTGCCTATGATAATTTTAGCATTGGTAGTGAAGACGAGAAATATGAATTAAAATCGCTGGGTCGATTTAGAGGAACAGCTCCAAATAATATGAACTATCACTTAAATCAGAAGTTCTCGACCTTTGATCAGGACAATGATCCATGGGTTGAGGGAAATTGTGCGATCACGGTCGGTGGCGGTTGGTGGTATCAAACATGTAGTCTCGT CCACTTCAACGGGAAATACCATAATACTGAAGTGTATAAAAAAGAGAGTATAAACTGGGGCGCTGCTTTCAAATCTCTCAAATCTGCCCAGATGCTGATTCGACCAAAATCTAAAGTGTGCTAG
- the LOC111519456 gene encoding fibrinogen-like protein 1: MILQVIIQLCFLLGFQKNWGFSVAEDNLSKCFKSGKPILEYISNLKDEIRATKQKRLEFEQDNNKLRERLLKISYLKAQDDAKSDQINRLRTANEDLRTVLWQFAEQQNNIGRIEGYIIDMLNKQKNEIEEGKHNEAKVQEELKKEIEELRKGETKSKSQTEIEMNLKSIIESLNRSLATEKANRIEAFKKLASKSKELGNCKAKVKNCSNEIKELNSQVNSYKKNITTTRLDLCKERIPNTGCKGHASGIHMIAVNKLDPFSAFCNGDIEGGGWIVIQKQFDGSVDFNRTWTEYRQGFGNVGGEFFIGLEKLHSITNSGSSELYMQLGFFNGSFNFAAYDNFSIGSEDEKYELKSLGRFRGTAPNNMNYHLNQKFSTFDQDNDPWVEGNCAFAVGGGWWYKYCLRVHFNGRYYKSKVNKINSINWGADFESLKSAQMLIRLK; this comes from the exons ATGATTCTACAAGTTATCATTCAACTTTGTTTCCTACTTGGATTCCAAAAG AATTGGGGATTTTCAGTTGCGGAAGACAATCTCTCCAAATGCTTCAAGTCCGGGAAACCTATCCTCGAATATATATCCAACTTAAAAGATGAAATCAGAGCAACCAAACAAAAGCGCCTGGAGTTTGAACAGGATAACAATAAACTTAGAGAGAGATTATTGAAAATAAGCTATTTAAAAGCCCAAGACGATGCGAAGAGTGATCAGATTAATAGATTGCGCACAGCGAATGAAGACTTGAGAACAGTACTCTGGCAATTCGCGGAGCAACAGAATAATATTGGACGAATCGAAGGGTACATCATTGACATGTTGAACAAGCAGAAGAACGAGATTGAAGAAGGGAAACATAATGAAGCCAAGGTTCAGGAAGagttaaaaaaagaaatagaagaatTACGAAAAGGTGAAACGAAATCTAAATCTCAAACTGAAATAGAGATGAATTTGAAGAGCATCATAGAAAGTTTAAATAGGAGTTTAGCAACCGAAAAGGCGAATCGAATTGAAGCATTTAAAAAGCTTGCATCTAAAAGTAAAGAATTAGGAAACTGTAAGGCTAAAGTAAAGAATTGTAgcaatgaaataaaagaattaaattctCAGGTAAATTCTTATAAAAAGAACATAACAACAACTAGACTAGACTTGTGTAAGGAAAGAATACCGAACACCGGTTGTAAGGGCCACGCATCTGGAATTCATATGATCGCAGTTAACAAACTTGATCCTTTTTCTGCCTTCTGCAACGGGGATATAGAAGGTGGTGGATGGATAGTAATTCAGAAACAATTTGATGGTAGCGTAGACTTTAACAGAACTTGGACGGAGTATCGTCAAGGTTTCGGGAACGTTGGGGGAGAATTCTTTATTGGGCTCGAAAAACTGCATAGCATAACGAATTCCGGATCCTCTGAACTGTATATGCAATTAGGTTTTTTTAACGGAAGCTTCAACTTTGCTGCCTATGATAATTTTAGCATTGGTAGTGAAGACGAGAAATATGAATTAAAATCGCTGGGTCGATTTAGAGGAACAGCTCCAAATAATATGAACTATCACTTAAATCAGAAGTTCTCGACCTTTGATCAGGACAATGATCCATGGGTTGAGGGAAATTGTGCTTTCGCGGTTGGTGGCGGTTGGTGGTACAAATACTGTCTTCGTGT CCATTTTAACGGCAGATATTATAAAAGTAAAGTCAACAAAATCAACAGTATAAACTGGGGAGCTGATTTCGAATCTCTTAAATCTGCCCAGATGCTCATCCGATTAAAATAA
- the LOC6651481 gene encoding extracellular superoxide dismutase [Cu-Zn], whose product MLRLLAITLVLCASMCAARATPMEAIAYVIGPVQEDNSQVKGNVTFIQNDCGQNVHVRILLTLLKEGKHGFHIHEKGYLTNGCTSMGAHYNPQKVDHGGPDHEVRHVGDLGNVAVNSTGILNVTITDSVLSLTGKHIIIGRGVVVHEDEDDLGLGNHHIKSQANQHNTNETYLHIFDTLYF is encoded by the coding sequence ATGCTGCGTCTTTTGGCAATTACCCTGGTCTTATGTGCCTCAATGTGTGCGGCACGTGCTACCCCAATGGAGGCCATTGCCTATGTGATTGGACCTGTGCAAGAGGATAATAGTCAAGTCAAGGGCAATGTTACCTTCATTCAGAATGATTGTGGGCAAAATGTTCATGTGCGCATTCTATTGACTCTCCTGAAGGAGGGCAAACATGGTTTCCATATACACGAGAAGGGATATCTGACCAATGGCTGCACCAGCATGGGAGCTCACTACAATCCACAAAAGGTGGATCATGGTGGCCCTGACCATGAAGTGCGTCATGTTGGCGATTTGGGTAATGTGGCAGTGAACTCCACCGGCATCTTGAATGTAACTATTACCGATTCCGTGTTGAGTTTAACTGGCAAACACATCATCATTGGACGCGGTGTGGTTGTCcatgaagatgaagatgattTGGGTCTTGGTAATCATCATATCAAAAGCCAAGCAAATCAACACAACACAAATGAAACTTACCTACATATATTCGACACTCTctacttttaa
- the LOC111519477 gene encoding uncharacterized protein LOC111519477 encodes MNKQMVTRFCFIFFLLGFLQNPGYSVAENSLCLATCFKSGKLIHEYISDLKEEIRAKNVELRKAQDYAKDNLIDRLRTENEDLRRILWEFSQQRNTISRVESNMIDFMIMQKNAIQEGKLKAAKNQKDLKKEMEELRKIALNVKYQVDKKPTPKIKIKINNQNQMERKPRSQSEIEMNLKKEIENLKKNLEKEKANGNKTLKTVTSKKKE; translated from the exons atgaacAAACAAATGGTCACCCGATTTTGTTTCATCTTTTTCCTACTCGGATTTCTACAA AATCCGGGATATTCAGTTGCCGAAAACAGTCTCTGTTTAGCGACATGCTTCAAGTCCGGGAAGCTTATACACGAATATATATCCGATTTAAAAGAAGAAATCAGAGCGAAAAATGTTGAACTTCGAAAAGCTCAAGACTATGCGAAGGATAATTTAATTGATAGGTTGCGTACAGAAAATGAAGACTTGAGAAGAATTCTCTGGGAATTTTCGCAGCAACGGAATACAATTTCAAGAGTCGAAAGTAATATGATTGATTTTATGATCATGCAGAAGAATGCGATCCAAGAAGGGAAACTTAAGGCTGCCAAGAATcagaaagatttaaaaaaagaaatggaagaATTGCGTAAAATAGCCTTAAATGTTAAATATCAAGTGGATAAGAAACCAACacctaaaattaaaataaagattaacaatcaaaatcaaatggaGAGGAAACCCAGATCTCAATCTGAAATCGagatgaatttaaaaaaagaaattgaaaatttgaaaaagaattTAGAAAAGGAAAAGGCGAATGGAAATAAAACTTTGAAAACTGTTACATCGAAAAAGAAAGAGTAA
- the LOC124459704 gene encoding uncharacterized protein LOC124459704 isoform X1, with protein sequence MERKMFLNIFGIFCLFMANGLCEKDVKEYIQNIRHDYCIDYCANKCKYANVSEIDKKCTNFKNIVITDKYTIELLDKNVTLTWKIYPVNLNYLNKLTNRSDCTAKKLEINVDVPRTETNSAQVFNHIIIPSIRYMEVLNLKELSEFQSESILLEKDIDVKSGASAAHLQLETPLKMNVSALLNNYFSLRMEKLREVYISNSSPEECTLYSNVFDNATQLERIEFNNINLAKFSKATVKNLTKIKILKFIHCNLTSHEFLRSNILQNNLEVIKYDSLTEIEYNFFKNYKNLHKIDVSFGMPDSFSKVSSTNITAFVCINRICLFNLGTNGKRCPKNCICQLSPLFNSFGINCDNQGIRKVSDLPTPITGMTNLHFENNALTELPKLPSHGYDIIRELHLANNKISNLSIEQMPQNLT encoded by the exons atggaaagaaaaatgttcTTAAATATATTTGGTATTTTTTGCCTATTTATGGCAAACGGACTTTGTGAAAAAGATGTTAAGGAGTACATTCAGAATATCAGACACGATTACTGTATCGATTATTGTGCAAATAAGTGTAAATATGCTAACGTCAGTGAAATCGATAAAAAATGCACCAACTTCAAAAACATAGTAATTACCGACAAGTACACGATCGAACTTTTGGATAAAAATGTAACATTAACTTGGAAAATATACCCTGTGAACTTGAACTATCTGAACAAACTAACAAATAGATCAGATTGTACTGCCAAGAAACTAGAAATTAATGTTGATGTGCCACGGACTGAAACTAATTCTGCACAAGTGTTCAATCATATAATAATTCCATCCATTCGCTATATGGAAGTTCTTAATTTAAAGGAATTGAGTGAATTTCAGAGTGAAAGTATACTTCTAGAAAAGGATATCGATGTTAAAAGCGGAGCATCGGCTGCGCATTTACAATTAGAAACACCTTTGAAAATGAACGTTTCCGCCTTATTAAACAATTACTTTTCGCTGCGGATGGAAAAATTGAGAGAGGTATATATCTCCAATTCTTCACCTGAAGAATGTACGCTATATAGTAACGTATTTGACAATGCTACTCAGCTAGAGAGGATTGAGTTTAACAATATAAATTTGGCTAAATTTAGTAAAGCGACGGTCAAGAATTTgacgaaaataaaaattttaaaattcatcCATTGCAACCTTACATCACATGAATTTCTTAG GTCCAACATTCTTCAAAATAATCTGGAAGTTATAAAGTACGATTCTCTGACGGAAATTGAATACAACTTTTTTAAGAATTACAAAAATCTTCACAAAATTGACGTATCTTTTGGAATGCCGGACTCTTTTTCTAAAGTATCCAGCACCAATATAACAGCTTTTGTTTGTATTAATAGAATTTGTCTTTTCAATTTGGGTACAAATGGCAAGCGATGTCCGAAAAATTGCATATGTCAACTGTCACCACTTTTCAATTCATTTGGCATAAACTGCGATAATCAAGGGATTCGAAAAGTGTCAGACCTTCCTACACCCATCACAGGTATGACAAATTTACATTTCGAAAACAATGCTTTAACAGAATTGCCTAAGCTGCCGTCCCATGGATACGATATTATACGGGAGCTCCATTTGGCTAATAACAAAATAAGCAATTTAAGCATAGAACAAATGCCTCAAAATCTCACTTAA
- the LOC124459704 gene encoding uncharacterized protein LOC124459704 isoform X2 produces the protein MERKMFLNIFGIFCLFMANGLCEKDVKEYIQNIRHDYCIDYCANKCKYANVSEIDKKCTNFKNIVITDKYTIELLDKNVTLTWKIYPVNLNYLNKLTNRSDCTAKKLEINVDVPRTETNSAQVFNHIIIPSIRYMEVLNLKELSEFQSESILLEKDIDVKSGASAAHLQLETPLKMNVSALLNNYFSLRMEKLREVYISNSSPEECTLYSNVFDNATQLERIEFNNINLAKFSKATVKNLTKIKILKFIHCNLTSHEFLRSNILQNNLEVIKYDSLTEIEYNFFKNYKNLHKIDVSFGMPDSFSKVSSTNITAFVCINRICLFNLGTNGKRCPKNCICQLSPLFNSFGINCDNQGIRKVSDLPTPITAAVPWIRYYTGAPFG, from the exons atggaaagaaaaatgttcTTAAATATATTTGGTATTTTTTGCCTATTTATGGCAAACGGACTTTGTGAAAAAGATGTTAAGGAGTACATTCAGAATATCAGACACGATTACTGTATCGATTATTGTGCAAATAAGTGTAAATATGCTAACGTCAGTGAAATCGATAAAAAATGCACCAACTTCAAAAACATAGTAATTACCGACAAGTACACGATCGAACTTTTGGATAAAAATGTAACATTAACTTGGAAAATATACCCTGTGAACTTGAACTATCTGAACAAACTAACAAATAGATCAGATTGTACTGCCAAGAAACTAGAAATTAATGTTGATGTGCCACGGACTGAAACTAATTCTGCACAAGTGTTCAATCATATAATAATTCCATCCATTCGCTATATGGAAGTTCTTAATTTAAAGGAATTGAGTGAATTTCAGAGTGAAAGTATACTTCTAGAAAAGGATATCGATGTTAAAAGCGGAGCATCGGCTGCGCATTTACAATTAGAAACACCTTTGAAAATGAACGTTTCCGCCTTATTAAACAATTACTTTTCGCTGCGGATGGAAAAATTGAGAGAGGTATATATCTCCAATTCTTCACCTGAAGAATGTACGCTATATAGTAACGTATTTGACAATGCTACTCAGCTAGAGAGGATTGAGTTTAACAATATAAATTTGGCTAAATTTAGTAAAGCGACGGTCAAGAATTTgacgaaaataaaaattttaaaattcatcCATTGCAACCTTACATCACATGAATTTCTTAG GTCCAACATTCTTCAAAATAATCTGGAAGTTATAAAGTACGATTCTCTGACGGAAATTGAATACAACTTTTTTAAGAATTACAAAAATCTTCACAAAATTGACGTATCTTTTGGAATGCCGGACTCTTTTTCTAAAGTATCCAGCACCAATATAACAGCTTTTGTTTGTATTAATAGAATTTGTCTTTTCAATTTGGGTACAAATGGCAAGCGATGTCCGAAAAATTGCATATGTCAACTGTCACCACTTTTCAATTCATTTGGCATAAACTGCGATAATCAAGGGATTCGAAAAGTGTCAGACCTTCCTACACCCATCACAG CTGCCGTCCCATGGATACGATATTATACGGGAGCTCCATTTGGCTAA